A genomic segment from Anas platyrhynchos isolate ZD024472 breed Pekin duck chromosome 5, IASCAAS_PekinDuck_T2T, whole genome shotgun sequence encodes:
- the LOC106016377 gene encoding prostaglandin D2 receptor has protein sequence MASEGYRCRGSRFIESGQSAVPSSVLFGAGLLGNVLALLLLGQHRRRSRSPGGRPPRVSAFYVLVSGLAVTDLLGKCLLSPMVLAAYAYNRSLSELGSPGGRGEGEPGALCQLFAFLMAFFGLAPTLLLLAMALECWLSLGHPYFYRRHLTRRLGAALAPAAAGLCALFCALPLLGFGVPMQYCPGTWCFIRMAGGGVGQLGFPVLYASLMGVLVLAIGACNVSSMRHLYGMARRQPPRGAAATPPAAAVATTAASPPRMEELDHLVLLGLMTVLFTVCSLPLIIRAYMGAFAADFNENADLSALRFLSVNSIVDPWVFIIFRTSVFRMFVRRLCRRLGSRRATTLKGPGPEGDARFCPLGWRRTDAPQLVFP, from the exons ATGGCGAGCGAAGGCTACCGGTGCCGGGGAAGCCGTTTCATCGAGAGCGGGCAGTCGGCGGTGCCCAGCTCGGTGCTTTTTGGGGCTGGCCTTTTGGGTAACGTGctcgccctgctgctgcttggccaGCACCGCCGGCGCTCCCGCTCGCCCGGCGGTCGCCCCCCGAGGGTTTCGGCTTTCTACGTGCTGGTGAGCGGGCTGGCGGTCACCGATCTGCTGGGCAAGTGCCTGCTCAGCCCCATGGTTTTGGCCGCTTACGCTTACAACCGCAGCCTGAGCGAATTGGGCTCCCCCGGGGGGCGAGGCGAGGGCGAGCCGGGGGCTCTGTGCCAGCTTTTCGCCTTCCTCATGGCTTTCTTCGGGCTGGCCCCCACCCTCCTGCTGCTCGCCATGGCCCTGGAGTGCTGGTTGTCTCTTGGCCACCCTTATTTTTACCGCCGCCACCTTACCCGACGGCTGGGCGCAGCGCTGGCACCGGCCGCGGCGGGGCTTTGCGCGCTCTTCTGCGCGCTCCCgctgctgggttttggggtccccatgcAGTACTGCCCCGGCACTTGGTGTTTTATCCGGATGGCCGGCGGGGGGGTCGGCCAGCTGGGCTTCCCCGTGCTTTACGCCAGCCTGATGGGGGTGCTGGTGTTGGCCATCGGGGCTTGCAACGTGAGCAGCATGCGGCACCTCTACGGCATGGCCCGCaggcagcccccccggggggcagcggccacccccccggctgctgctgttgccacCACCGCCGCCAGCCCCCCCCGCATGGAGGAGCTCGACCACCTCGTCCTGCTGGGGCTCATGACCGTGCTCTTCACCGTCTGCTCGCTGCCGCTCATC ATCCGTGCGTACATGGGGGCGTTCGCGGCCGACTTCAACGAGAACGCCGACCTCAGCGCCCTGCGCTTCCTCTCCGTCAACTCCATCGTCGACCCCTGGGTCTTCATCATCTTCCGCACCTCCGTCTTCCGCATGTTCGTCCGCAGGCTCTGCCGCCGCCTGGGCTCCCGCAGGGCCACCACCCTCAAAGGACCGGGGCCGGAGGGGGACGCTCGTTTTTGCCCCCTGGGTTGGCGCAGGACGGACGCCCCGCAGCTCGTCTTCCCCTGA